A window of the Helianthus annuus cultivar XRQ/B chromosome 4, HanXRQr2.0-SUNRISE, whole genome shotgun sequence genome harbors these coding sequences:
- the LOC110906724 gene encoding uncharacterized protein LOC110906724, protein MERRGRGGQETRRWNIKEKPPEVRDKTKEDEEWEKVRKKKGAGEIDEEPSTTILLANLPEGVSRKEIWLECRRYGNITDVFLPFKRDLKGKRFAFVRFNKYRDLVKLVQALNNIWIGDRKVKANVSKSEREEEKETRGVKSRKEGTWTKWPVNKTVLKPENELTRRQEEGSIQDGAQGRVGGRKSYLDALRGNREKTWGKCWFCRITTKKIQKNGARE, encoded by the coding sequence ATGGAGAGGAGAGGTAGGGGAGGGCAAGAGACACGACGGTGGAATATCAAAGAGAAGCCGCCGGAAGTCAGAGACAAAACAAAGGAAGATGAAGAATGGGAAAAGGTGAGAAAAAAGAAAGGAGCAGGGGAGATTGATGAAGAGCCTAGCACTACAATCCTTCTAGCAAACTTGCCCGAAGGTGTGTCCAGGAAAGAGATATGGCTGGAATGCAGGCGTTATGGTAATATCACCGACGTTTTTCTACCGTTCAAAAGAGATTTAAAAGGGAAGAGATTTGCGTTTGTAAGGTTTAACAAGTATCGGGACCTTGTCAAACTAGTCCAAGCCCTAAACAATATTTGGATTGGAGATAGAAAGGTTAAAGCAAATGTATCAAAATCTGAGAGGGAGGAAGAGAAGGAAACCAGAGGAGTCAAGAGTCGGAAAGAAGGGACATGGACTAAATGGCCGGTGAACAAAACAGTACTAAAACCAGAAAATGAGCTAACAAGAAGACAGGAGGAAGGAAGTATACAAGATGGAGCTCAAGGCAGGGTAGGAGGAAGAAAGTCATACTTGGATGCGTTGAGAGGAAACAGGGAGAAAACATGGGGGAAATGTTGGTTCTGCCGAATAACTACGAAGAAAATACAGAAGAATGGAGCAAGAGAATGA